The DNA sequence CCAATAATATTCAATTTGGAACGAATTTGAACAAGGATGTTAAATCAATTTTCATGCTGGCCTTCGTTCGGGCGGAAATCGTCGCCGAGGTCAAAATATTTATAATGCCCATTCATCTTGATCCGTCGCTTGGACTCATTAAACTGCCGTGCCACAGGAATAGTCTCGCGCAGGTGGTGGATCAAAAACTCCTGACGCTCGGTTTCCTGCTGCAGCTGTAAAAGGGCATATTTTTGATCAATCGAAAGCCCAAGATAGTGCCCAATACCAAAAGCCTGTGGTTGCTGGTTAAAGCCTACGCGCCCCACCATTTCCAGCGCCTGAAAAAATTCGGTGATCTGCTCTTTAAGCTCCATCACCTGATCCTCTTTTACGACCATATCGTTCGGCAAATAATGAATCAGCCCTGCGGGGTATTCCCTTGAATGCTTGACCTGTTCAAACTCCTCGACCTCGAAAACACGCTGCCCCACCACCTGAATATCCATTCGGCCATCGTTATACACTTTATTAATGGACTTCAGCAGCACCGTCGTTCCATATTTTATTTCACCATTCAGGCTCGATACAATACCAAACACACGATCACCACGCATACAATCATGGATCATCTGCTTATACCTGCGCTCAAAAATATGCAGATTAACCTTCTCCGTCGGGAAGATCACAATCTCTAATGGAAATAAGGGAATATATGATTGTAGCATATTGCAACAACTATTGGTGTGCAGAAAAGATTGAAAAAAGAGGGCTTAATTGAAGGTCATTTAGAAAAGGATCATTCTTCAATAAATGCGATGCGTCGTCGTTAATAAAATCACAGCACCATGTTTAGCATTAAATACTGCGCATAAAATAAGCACTTGAATTACACCACTTTGCGCATCCTGACAAGATAATAAATTATCATCACATATTAACACCACGCAGAAAGAAGTCGAGTTAATCTTAAACAATCCCCTCAAACATCTCTTCTAACAACAAAACAACTGAAAAACTACTATGAAAAAGTTTACTTCCCTGATCGTTGTCCTCCTGTGTTTGCTTGGGTTTCAGGCACAGGCGCAAGTTCACCTGATTCCTTCTGCAGGATTAACCGTCTCGTCGGTTAATAAAGATG is a window from the Persicobacter psychrovividus genome containing:
- a CDS encoding LON peptidase substrate-binding domain-containing protein; translation: MLQSYIPLFPLEIVIFPTEKVNLHIFERRYKQMIHDCMRGDRVFGIVSSLNGEIKYGTTVLLKSINKVYNDGRMDIQVVGQRVFEVEEFEQVKHSREYPAGLIHYLPNDMVVKEDQVMELKEQITEFFQALEMVGRVGFNQQPQAFGIGHYLGLSIDQKYALLQLQQETERQEFLIHHLRETIPVARQFNESKRRIKMNGHYKYFDLGDDFRPNEGQHEN